In one window of Verrucomicrobiota bacterium DNA:
- the accB gene encoding acetyl-CoA carboxylase biotin carboxyl carrier protein: MDLKDIKAIIDLMKKNAISEFEMERQDFKIRLKRGLNGNPVVAYDDAPAQAYLPAQAPAAAAPASVVPSPAPHPGPEADIKSPMIGTFYRSPSPEAAAYVEVGTEVGPDTVVCIIEAMKVMNEIKAEVRGVITQVQAENGKPVEFGQSLFKIRPT; encoded by the coding sequence GTGGATCTGAAAGACATCAAGGCCATCATTGACCTGATGAAGAAGAACGCCATTTCGGAGTTCGAGATGGAGCGTCAGGATTTCAAGATTCGCCTCAAGCGCGGACTCAATGGAAATCCTGTCGTGGCCTACGACGACGCGCCCGCGCAGGCTTATCTGCCGGCCCAAGCCCCGGCGGCCGCGGCCCCTGCCAGCGTGGTCCCATCGCCTGCGCCGCATCCCGGTCCCGAGGCGGACATCAAGTCGCCCATGATCGGGACTTTTTACCGATCACCATCGCCCGAAGCCGCGGCCTACGTGGAGGTTGGAACCGAAGTCGGCCCCGATACCGTGGTCTGCATCATCGAAGCCATGAAGGTGATGAACGAAATCAAGGCCGAGGTCCGAGGCGTCATCACGCAGGTTCAAGCCGAGAACGGCAAGCCGGTCGAGTTTGGCCAGTCGCTGTTCAAGATTCGCCCCACCTGA
- the aroQ gene encoding type II 3-dehydroquinate dehydratase produces the protein MSRILFLNGPNLNLLGQRETDIYGKTSLADIEAAVRDRASKASVDVEFRQSNSEGDLVTWIQRSKGEFQAIVINAGALTHTSIALRDAITAVAVPTIEIHLSNIHAREEFRHHSMIAAVCKGQIAGFGPDSYLLGLEAALTIIRR, from the coding sequence ATGAGCCGGATACTCTTCCTCAACGGGCCCAACCTGAACCTGCTCGGTCAACGCGAGACGGACATCTACGGGAAGACCAGCTTGGCAGACATTGAGGCTGCGGTGCGGGATCGCGCGTCGAAGGCTTCGGTTGACGTCGAGTTCCGCCAGTCGAACTCTGAAGGTGACCTCGTAACTTGGATTCAGCGGTCAAAGGGGGAATTCCAAGCCATCGTTATCAATGCAGGAGCCCTGACGCACACCAGTATCGCCCTCCGGGACGCCATCACAGCGGTGGCGGTGCCGACGATTGAGATTCACCTTTCAAACATTCACGCGCGGGAGGAGTTCAGGCACCACTCCATGATCGCGGCGGTTTGCAAGGGTCAGATCGCTGGATTCGGTCCCGACTCGTATCTGCTCGGCTTGGAGGCGGCTTTAACAATAATCCGGCGGTAG
- a CDS encoding O-antigen ligase family protein, whose protein sequence is MAPPPPRAEAAGTATGRGVFAVAAGCFLGIALLKLGNPVLLDAGTMYPPPAGLGEVISEPWPMSWGYVMLAVLAVAGLFVVRKPAANPAWMLWMPALWLGWQLLASARTIDPPLTRLTIAHFVASTACFYLGLCSAGGAGSGLRRVRPGLVAGLLVVLAAGIHQHHGGFESNRRFFEENEMSGWTNVPPAEVRQLEMTRMLVRKPDGSLTVNPAVEHKLASGRIFGTLVYPNALAGVILLLLPLALVSTRDWTRRLGNVPHGALVGSVAYVGIACLYWSGSKSGWLVALALGVLTLLRLPLAKTLKVGLATLLIISGAAGLAIKYRDYFSRGATSAAARLDYWTAAWENAAKHPVLGSGPGTFFAVYKVTKKPESEMARLAHNDYLQQASDSGWPGCLAYCLFIGGSIVLLARRTARDDLTFAVWLGLAGWAMQGIVEFGLYIPASAWTAFLLLGCLWREQPALDSTPETAAASLTRA, encoded by the coding sequence ATGGCCCCACCCCCACCACGAGCGGAAGCCGCCGGCACGGCCACGGGCCGGGGCGTGTTTGCGGTCGCGGCCGGGTGTTTTCTCGGGATTGCGCTGCTCAAGCTCGGCAACCCGGTCCTCCTCGACGCCGGAACGATGTATCCACCGCCGGCGGGTTTGGGCGAGGTGATCTCCGAACCGTGGCCGATGTCGTGGGGCTACGTGATGCTCGCGGTTCTCGCGGTCGCGGGATTGTTCGTGGTCCGAAAACCGGCGGCCAACCCGGCGTGGATGCTTTGGATGCCCGCGCTCTGGCTCGGCTGGCAGTTGCTGGCATCCGCGCGGACGATCGATCCCCCGCTGACCCGGCTGACCATCGCCCACTTCGTGGCGAGCACGGCGTGTTTCTACCTTGGACTTTGCTCTGCAGGCGGCGCGGGAAGCGGGCTCCGGCGAGTGCGACCCGGGTTGGTGGCGGGATTGCTGGTCGTGCTCGCGGCCGGGATTCACCAGCACCACGGCGGCTTTGAGTCGAACCGCCGCTTCTTCGAGGAGAACGAAATGTCTGGCTGGACGAATGTGCCGCCCGCAGAAGTCCGGCAACTCGAAATGACCCGCATGCTGGTGCGCAAGCCCGACGGCTCGCTCACGGTCAATCCCGCGGTGGAACACAAGCTGGCCAGCGGGCGAATCTTCGGCACGCTCGTCTACCCGAACGCGCTCGCCGGTGTCATCCTCCTGCTCCTCCCGCTGGCGCTCGTGTCCACCCGGGACTGGACGCGACGGCTCGGCAACGTGCCTCACGGCGCGCTCGTTGGCTCCGTGGCGTATGTCGGAATCGCGTGCCTGTATTGGTCGGGGTCGAAGTCCGGCTGGCTCGTCGCGCTCGCACTCGGTGTCCTGACGCTGTTGCGCCTGCCGTTGGCTAAAACCCTCAAGGTCGGCCTGGCGACGTTGCTCATTATCAGCGGCGCGGCAGGACTGGCGATCAAGTATCGTGATTACTTCTCGCGGGGGGCGACCAGCGCAGCCGCCCGGCTGGATTATTGGACCGCTGCTTGGGAGAACGCCGCGAAGCATCCGGTGCTCGGCTCCGGGCCGGGAACCTTTTTCGCCGTCTACAAGGTTACCAAGAAGCCCGAGTCCGAGATGGCGCGACTCGCTCACAACGACTACCTCCAGCAGGCGAGTGACTCGGGATGGCCGGGATGCCTCGCCTACTGCCTTTTCATCGGAGGCTCCATCGTGCTGCTCGCCAGGCGCACCGCACGGGATGACCTGACCTTCGCCGTCTGGCTCGGGCTCGCGGGCTGGGCGATGCAGGGGATCGTGGAGTTCGGCCTCTACATCCCGGCCTCGGCCTGGACTGCGTTCCTACTGCTTGGCTGCCTTTGGCGAGAGCAGCCAGCTTTGGATTCGACACCCGAAACCGCCGCCGCTAGCCTCACCCGCGCATGA